A genomic segment from Dioscorea cayenensis subsp. rotundata cultivar TDr96_F1 unplaced genomic scaffold, TDr96_F1_v2_PseudoChromosome.rev07_lg8_w22 25.fasta BLBR01002194.1, whole genome shotgun sequence encodes:
- the LOC120257575 gene encoding MDIS1-interacting receptor like kinase 2-like, with the protein MASITKVQLGRLGLKGKVETLNFSSLPSLQVLNLTYNKLHGGIPVTITAPPKLTILDLSTNNLTGNIPSGLGNLTRLKTLCFYENQISGSIPPSFGKLLNLNWLDISLNFLVGSIPPLFRNLTKLNFLYLWRNNLIGSIPCPIGNLVNLKEFDISGNHITGPTPHNIRNLTKLKAFYLYDNSINGSIPCEIGNLVNLRDLEISNNQITGPIPHSIGNLTKLEAFYLYDNSINGSIPCEIGNLVNLRDLEISTIK; encoded by the coding sequence ATGGCAAGCATCACTAAGGTCCAACTGGGAAGGTTGGGACTCAAAGGGAAGGTGGAGACTCTCAACTTTTCATCTTTGCCATCCCTCCAGGTTCTCAACCTTACCTACAACAAGCTCCATGGAGGAATCCCTGTAACCATTACAGCTCCCCCCAAGCTTACCATCCTTGATCTCTCTACCAACAATCTCACAGGCAACATCCCTTCCGGGCTTGGTAATTTGACAAGGCTCAAGACATTGTGTTTCTATGAGAATCAGATAAGTGGCTCCATACCTCCTTCTTTTGGAAAGCTTTTGAACCTAAATTGGTTAGACATCTCCTTAAATTTCTTAGTTGGTTCCATCCCTCCATTGTTTAGAAACTTGaccaaactcaattttttatacCTATGGAGAAATAACCTCATTGGTTCTATTCCTTGTCCGATTGGGAATCTAGTGAATTTGAAAGAGTTTGATATATCTGGCAACCACATAACTGGTCCCACCCCACACAACATTCGAAACCTGACCAAGCTTAAAGCTTTTTACCTATATGACAATAGCATAAATGGGTCCATTCCTTGTGAGATTGGGAATCTAGTGAACTTGAGAGACCTTGAAATATCTAACAACCAAATAACTGGTCCCATCCCACATAGCATTGGAAACCTTACCAAGCTTGAAGCTTTTTACCTATATGACAATAGCATAAATGGTTCCATTCCTTGTGAGATTGGGAATCTAGTGAACTTGAGAGACCTTGAAATATCGACAATCAAATAA